One Halalkalicoccus sp. NIPERK01 DNA window includes the following coding sequences:
- a CDS encoding helix-hairpin-helix domain-containing protein: MKRVRATVDDREPASLVRAVRDHPDVEVVEVTRLPAGDVAIGEVGIERKTLRDYIGSTMGRAGPDLRDQVGRLRTRYDHPYVLLEANLADLETLRTGVSGAELHGSMASIIARTGVPVMPCGDRERLVDLAVRLGWKHVEEPSARRLPAGAITARDEPTAKRMYGCIEGIGPELAGTLYEAYPSVSALAEASVEELLALEGIGEARARRIVRALRDGV, encoded by the coding sequence GTGAAACGCGTGAGGGCGACCGTCGACGACCGCGAACCCGCGTCGCTCGTCCGCGCGGTCCGGGACCACCCCGACGTCGAGGTCGTCGAGGTGACCCGACTCCCGGCGGGCGACGTCGCGATCGGCGAGGTCGGGATCGAGCGCAAGACGCTCCGGGACTACATCGGATCGACGATGGGGCGTGCGGGCCCGGACCTGCGCGACCAGGTCGGGCGGTTGCGGACGCGATACGACCACCCCTACGTCCTCCTCGAGGCGAACCTCGCTGACCTCGAGACGCTCCGGACGGGGGTCTCGGGGGCCGAACTCCACGGCTCGATGGCGTCGATCATCGCGCGGACGGGGGTCCCCGTGATGCCCTGTGGCGACCGCGAGCGCCTCGTGGATCTGGCGGTCCGTCTGGGGTGGAAACACGTCGAGGAACCCTCGGCGCGACGCCTCCCTGCGGGCGCGATCACCGCCCGCGACGAACCGACGGCCAAGCGCATGTACGGCTGCATCGAGGGGATCGGCCCGGAACTCGCCGGGACGCTGTACGAGGCCTACCCGTCCGTTTCGGCGCTGGCGGAAGCTTCGGTCGAGGAACTGCTGGCGCTCGAGGGGATCGGCGAGGCGCGCGCCCGGCGGATCGTGCGGGCGCTCCGGGACGGGGTGTAG
- a CDS encoding right-handed parallel beta-helix repeat-containing protein, whose translation MTDHDRDEDGEPTDREDLTGDPWYDVTAFEGGDGDARAIQRAVDAAGEDGGTVFLPTGEYVVRTAVTMRPGVRVVGAGMGATTVVAEGEGFAAFEGFGRVDDPIEDLGFADLAIDCSGLGGEGYDTGEKCIYLQYVRRCSIERVYAYGAPATGIGTDFMVESLVHGCIAERNGRFWEPGRIGANGIGIGAGRYDAESVVVSDCHALDNGNNGVMFEAQGPEGEDAHSGLMKAVGCSAVGNRIGFRDSADRRVTFLGCSAAENDESGVVVSGKSDTSFGARDHRIADCHLVDNSGAGIEVLDAAEDAALAVDDCTIADNGGCGVRVDAGGPVGGVSITDSAIHGNDGAGVLHRGGGRDVAVTGCAVHDNANGIHLDAAGGAYRGITLIGNRCRGSGEGRRRGIALEGPHTEGVVLGNTLADVASISYDERPEVLRDNVGYPTEGGGRTTVADGDVLNHGLAEEPSTVVLQSTSASRAFPREVDGEGVVVGLVGPAGEPVENPEAVFWEAAVR comes from the coding sequence ATGACCGATCACGACCGGGACGAGGACGGCGAACCGACCGACCGCGAGGACCTGACGGGCGACCCGTGGTACGACGTCACGGCGTTCGAGGGCGGGGACGGCGACGCACGGGCGATCCAGCGGGCCGTCGACGCCGCGGGCGAGGACGGCGGCACCGTGTTCCTGCCCACCGGCGAGTACGTGGTGAGGACGGCGGTCACGATGCGCCCGGGCGTCCGGGTCGTCGGCGCGGGGATGGGCGCCACGACCGTCGTCGCCGAGGGCGAGGGCTTCGCCGCCTTCGAGGGCTTCGGGAGGGTCGACGATCCGATCGAGGACCTCGGGTTCGCGGACCTGGCGATCGACTGCTCGGGGCTCGGCGGCGAGGGCTACGACACGGGCGAGAAGTGCATCTACCTCCAGTACGTCCGGCGCTGCTCGATCGAGCGGGTCTACGCCTACGGCGCGCCCGCGACCGGTATCGGCACCGACTTCATGGTCGAGAGCCTCGTCCACGGCTGCATCGCCGAGCGAAACGGCCGGTTCTGGGAGCCCGGACGGATCGGCGCCAACGGCATCGGGATCGGCGCGGGGCGCTACGACGCCGAGTCCGTCGTCGTCTCGGACTGTCACGCCCTCGACAACGGCAACAACGGCGTGATGTTCGAGGCCCAGGGGCCCGAAGGCGAGGACGCCCACTCGGGGCTCATGAAGGCCGTCGGCTGCAGCGCGGTCGGCAACCGGATCGGCTTTCGCGACTCCGCGGACCGCCGGGTGACGTTCCTGGGCTGTTCGGCCGCGGAGAACGACGAGAGCGGTGTCGTCGTGAGCGGCAAGTCCGACACCTCCTTCGGGGCCCGCGACCACCGGATCGCCGACTGCCACCTCGTCGACAACTCGGGGGCCGGGATCGAGGTGCTGGACGCCGCCGAGGACGCCGCCCTCGCGGTCGACGACTGTACGATCGCGGACAACGGCGGCTGCGGCGTCCGCGTCGACGCCGGCGGCCCCGTGGGTGGCGTCTCGATCACCGATTCAGCGATCCACGGCAACGACGGCGCGGGGGTCCTCCACCGGGGCGGCGGCCGCGACGTCGCGGTCACGGGCTGTGCCGTCCACGACAACGCGAACGGCATCCACCTCGACGCCGCGGGCGGGGCCTACCGGGGGATCACGCTGATCGGCAACCGCTGTCGTGGCTCCGGGGAGGGACGGCGCCGTGGGATCGCGCTCGAAGGCCCCCACACCGAGGGCGTCGTCCTCGGGAACACCCTCGCGGACGTCGCGTCCATCAGCTACGACGAGCGCCCCGAGGTGCTCCGGGACAACGTCGGCTACCCCACCGAGGGCGGCGGTAGAACGACCGTCGCGGACGGCGACGTGCTGAACCACGGGCTGGCGGAGGAACCCTCGACCGTCGTGCTCCAGTCGACCTCGGCCTCGCGTGCGTTCCCCCGGGAGGTCGACGGCGAGGGGGTCGTCGTCGGACTGGTCGGTCCGGCCGGCGAACCGGTCGAGAACCCCGAGGCGGTCTTCTGGGAGGCGGCGGTTCGCTGA
- a CDS encoding CBS domain-containing protein: MDLRARDVMTTDVETAHPDDEVGDVLERLAKADFNGFPIVDGDEVVGIVTQGDLVRLFRKKDRLVWIPIGVPPFSETLPYAVDFSLDELDLGIDFVKNARKDVSEVMTRDVVTVEADTGIEEVLAILANEERDINRVPVLEKGRLVGIITREDLLRALQTEIGR; encoded by the coding sequence ATGGACCTCCGTGCCCGCGACGTCATGACGACCGACGTGGAGACCGCCCACCCGGACGACGAGGTCGGCGACGTGCTCGAACGCCTCGCGAAGGCCGACTTCAACGGCTTTCCGATCGTCGACGGGGACGAGGTCGTCGGGATCGTCACGCAGGGCGACCTCGTCAGGCTGTTCCGCAAGAAGGATCGGCTGGTGTGGATCCCCATCGGCGTCCCGCCGTTCAGCGAGACGCTTCCCTATGCGGTGGACTTCTCGCTCGACGAACTCGATCTGGGGATCGACTTCGTGAAGAACGCCCGCAAGGACGTCAGCGAGGTCATGACCCGCGACGTGGTGACCGTCGAGGCCGACACCGGGATCGAGGAGGTGCTCGCGATTCTCGCGAACGAGGAGCGCGACATCAACCGCGTGCCGGTTCTCGAAAAGGGACGGCTGGTGGGGATCATCACCCGCGAGGACCTGCTGCGGGCGCTGCAAACGGAGATCGGCCGCTGA
- a CDS encoding MFS transporter, with protein sequence MSLTTFIVVVNASLMNVAIPTMVAEFDTSVTVIQGAVSLYSLVIAALILPAGTLPSRRSPRRVMAVALIVYAGGTLVAAISWNTTILYLGWSLVQGSAAAVIFPLTFTVLTVSYEDDDRAKAFGLLAGVSGVGSTLGPIIGGALTTYASWRWGFTLQLVGVGVILYFVRYVRPNPLSETRGSLDKGGTALTIVGATSLVTGFLLSGKYGWLVERRPFFVGEMQFNPLGTSPAIWLLGVGLLAFAAFVQYERHMERAGKSPLVPLHVLTNRSFLAGVITYNVRSIVSAGFLFIFPVYLQAVLGSTAFETGVALLPYSLTSVLFAAFTTDWRKYVSPKTLIQVGIVCIGLGLVLLYEQTGPDQTIGRMVIPVALYGTGVGLILAQISNMTMSAVPTADSAEASGVLNVSSSIGFAMGTAVVGSYFLGHFYGGVVDRVLRAEHVTVSTEQRNELVIALEDAAETATEATQQRFLDQLTPTQRQLLEGIFEAAMFDAQRAALLLLVLFVLLLLIASTFLPRQIPDADERTDDSESRRGSIRETSETAVED encoded by the coding sequence GTGAGTCTGACGACGTTCATCGTGGTCGTCAACGCGTCCCTGATGAACGTGGCGATCCCCACGATGGTGGCGGAGTTCGATACCTCGGTCACCGTGATTCAGGGGGCGGTTTCGCTCTACTCGCTGGTGATAGCGGCGCTGATTCTCCCGGCCGGTACGCTGCCATCTCGGCGTAGTCCTCGGCGCGTAATGGCGGTTGCACTGATCGTCTACGCCGGTGGAACGCTGGTGGCGGCGATTAGCTGGAACACGACGATCCTCTATCTCGGCTGGTCGCTCGTCCAGGGTTCCGCGGCCGCCGTGATATTTCCCCTGACGTTCACTGTACTGACGGTCAGTTACGAGGACGATGACCGGGCGAAGGCGTTCGGACTGCTGGCCGGCGTGAGCGGGGTCGGATCGACGCTCGGACCGATCATCGGTGGCGCACTCACCACGTACGCGAGTTGGCGGTGGGGATTTACGCTCCAACTCGTCGGTGTGGGGGTTATTCTCTACTTCGTTCGATACGTGCGTCCGAATCCGCTGTCGGAAACGCGCGGTTCGCTGGATAAAGGCGGGACGGCGCTGACCATCGTCGGCGCGACGTCGCTCGTCACCGGGTTCCTTCTCAGCGGGAAGTACGGGTGGTTGGTCGAACGGCGGCCGTTCTTCGTCGGCGAGATGCAGTTCAACCCGCTTGGGACGTCGCCGGCGATCTGGCTCCTTGGTGTCGGATTGCTCGCGTTCGCCGCGTTCGTTCAGTACGAACGCCACATGGAACGTGCGGGGAAGTCGCCGCTCGTCCCGCTGCACGTCCTGACGAACCGATCCTTTTTAGCCGGTGTCATCACGTACAATGTTCGCTCGATCGTCTCGGCTGGCTTCCTGTTCATCTTTCCGGTCTACCTTCAGGCGGTACTCGGATCCACCGCCTTCGAAACCGGGGTCGCGTTGTTACCGTACTCTCTTACGTCGGTCCTCTTTGCGGCGTTTACGACCGACTGGCGCAAGTACGTCTCGCCGAAGACGCTCATCCAGGTCGGTATCGTGTGTATCGGCCTCGGACTGGTGCTGTTGTACGAGCAGACGGGCCCCGATCAGACGATCGGCAGGATGGTCATCCCGGTGGCGCTGTATGGAACCGGCGTCGGACTCATACTGGCACAGATCTCCAACATGACGATGTCGGCCGTTCCGACCGCGGACTCCGCCGAGGCGTCCGGCGTCCTGAACGTGAGCAGTTCGATCGGATTCGCCATGGGGACAGCAGTCGTCGGCTCGTACTTTCTCGGACACTTCTACGGTGGTGTCGTCGACAGAGTGCTCCGAGCGGAACACGTGACCGTTTCGACGGAGCAACGAAACGAGCTGGTGATCGCTCTCGAGGACGCAGCGGAGACGGCAACCGAAGCCACCCAACAACGCTTCCTGGACCAGCTCACTCCGACGCAACGACAACTGCTCGAGGGTATCTTCGAGGCCGCGATGTTCGACGCTCAACGGGCGGCGCTGCTCCTCCTCGTGCTGTTCGTGCTGCTCCTGCTCATCGCATCGACGTTCCTGCCGCGGCAGATACCGGACGCCGACGAACGAACCGACGACTCCGAATCACGCCGAGGTTCGATACGTGAGACGTCTGAAACGGCCGTGGAGGATTGA
- a CDS encoding helix-turn-helix domain-containing protein, whose amino-acid sequence MSTVIEFTVPASSCALGRSLGGDPDALLELDRVVPTDDTVMPFFWVWHLDPEAFLAAAETEDAIERITVVDRVEDGALFAARWNREAARTLFAIVRSGGTLLDARATSEEWHFEIRFDDRAATTEFRTFCDERDVPLSLTRISTSVSPETERYGLTAEQREALSVAYRRGYFEEPRRATLGDVAEELGISARAVAGRLRRGQATLLERTGLAASPP is encoded by the coding sequence ATGAGCACCGTCATCGAGTTCACCGTTCCCGCGAGTTCCTGCGCGCTCGGCCGGTCGCTGGGCGGCGACCCCGATGCGCTCCTCGAACTCGATCGGGTCGTGCCGACCGACGACACCGTCATGCCCTTCTTCTGGGTGTGGCACCTCGACCCCGAGGCGTTCCTGGCGGCCGCCGAGACCGAAGACGCGATCGAGCGGATCACGGTCGTCGACCGAGTTGAGGACGGGGCGCTCTTCGCCGCCCGGTGGAACCGCGAGGCCGCCCGCACGCTCTTCGCCATCGTCCGGAGCGGCGGGACGCTGCTCGACGCGCGGGCGACGTCCGAGGAGTGGCACTTCGAGATCCGGTTCGACGACCGGGCCGCCACCACCGAGTTCCGGACGTTCTGTGACGAACGCGACGTTCCCCTGTCGCTCACCCGGATCTCGACGTCGGTGTCGCCCGAGACGGAGCGATACGGCCTCACCGCGGAACAGCGCGAGGCGCTCTCGGTCGCGTATCGGCGGGGCTACTTCGAGGAACCGCGTCGGGCGACCCTCGGGGACGTCGCCGAGGAACTGGGCATCTCCGCGCGGGCGGTCGCGGGCCGACTCAGACGCGGCCAGGCGACGCTGCTCGAACGCACGGGGCTGGCGGCCTCTCCCCCCTGA
- a CDS encoding deoxyhypusine synthase, which produces MTEETPPREEFAHDPIGHTSVHAGMSVGELAAEYGNAGIGAADLHRAVEITERMFGERDVSVFFGLAGAMVPTGMRRLVVDLIRDGYVDALVTTGANLTHDAIEGIGGKHHHGAVHGDGEGTERDHDETLRDEWVDRIYNVYLPQEHFTLLETHLREEVFPSFEGTVSIRELTAELGRATAAVNEEEGIDEDAGIAAAAYEEDVPIYCPAIQDSVLGLQAWMYSQTSEFSLDALSDMTHLNDLAYHADRSGAFVVGGGVPKNYVLQTMLVTPTAYDYAVQLTMDPPQTGGLSGATLDEARSWGKIEKAGENASVYADATITLPLVVAAARERVEQ; this is translated from the coding sequence ATGACCGAGGAGACACCACCCCGCGAGGAGTTCGCGCACGACCCGATCGGCCACACGAGCGTTCACGCCGGGATGAGCGTCGGCGAACTCGCCGCGGAGTACGGCAACGCGGGGATCGGCGCGGCCGACCTCCATCGCGCAGTCGAAATCACGGAGCGGATGTTCGGCGAGAGGGACGTCAGCGTCTTCTTCGGGCTGGCGGGCGCGATGGTGCCGACGGGGATGCGTCGCCTCGTCGTCGACCTGATCCGCGACGGCTACGTCGACGCGCTCGTGACGACCGGCGCGAACCTCACCCACGACGCGATCGAGGGGATCGGCGGCAAACACCACCACGGGGCCGTCCACGGTGACGGCGAGGGCACCGAGCGCGATCACGACGAGACCCTCCGAGACGAGTGGGTCGACCGGATCTACAACGTCTACCTGCCCCAGGAACACTTCACGCTGCTCGAAACCCACCTCCGCGAGGAGGTGTTCCCGTCGTTCGAGGGAACGGTCTCGATCCGGGAACTCACGGCCGAACTGGGTCGGGCGACCGCCGCGGTAAACGAGGAAGAGGGGATCGACGAGGACGCCGGGATCGCCGCGGCGGCCTACGAGGAGGACGTGCCGATCTACTGTCCGGCGATTCAGGACTCCGTGCTGGGCCTGCAGGCGTGGATGTACTCCCAGACCTCCGAGTTCTCACTCGACGCGCTCTCCGATATGACCCACCTGAACGACCTCGCCTACCACGCCGACCGGTCGGGCGCGTTCGTCGTCGGCGGGGGCGTCCCGAAGAACTACGTCCTGCAGACGATGCTCGTGACGCCGACGGCCTACGACTACGCCGTCCAGTTGACGATGGACCCCCCGCAGACGGGCGGGCTCTCGGGTGCGACGCTCGACGAGGCCCGGTCGTGGGGCAAGATCGAGAAGGCGGGGGAGAACGCCTCCGTCTACGCGGACGCGACGATCACCCTGCCGCTCGTCGTGGCGGCGGCCCGCGAACGGGTCGAACAGTAG
- a CDS encoding bacterio-opsin activator domain-containing protein, whose translation MHKPIYAFLFDGVVYSYGDYMSIIAEFTVPADQFALYETLSTATDMIVEVERVVSHGPDRIMPYFWTSDGDHETFEAAARDDPSVEDLTRIDELETAVLYRANWIRDVESVVYAYTETGAILLSATGRNERWELQLRFDSEDDLTQFSDYITANEFELDLTRLYRPSSPTTDLHAVLTETQRETLVAALRSGYYEIPRETALSELAEEFEISSQALSNRFRRAHKALAENAVLITPPDG comes from the coding sequence ATGCACAAACCCATTTATGCCTTCTTGTTTGACGGTGTAGTGTACTCCTATGGTGATTACATGAGTATTATCGCTGAATTTACCGTCCCAGCGGACCAATTTGCCCTGTACGAGACACTCAGCACGGCGACGGACATGATCGTCGAGGTCGAACGGGTCGTCTCCCATGGCCCCGATCGGATCATGCCGTATTTCTGGACCTCTGACGGGGATCACGAGACGTTCGAGGCCGCAGCGAGGGACGATCCATCGGTTGAAGACCTCACGAGGATCGACGAACTCGAGACCGCGGTCTTATATCGTGCGAATTGGATCCGGGACGTCGAATCGGTCGTCTACGCGTATACTGAGACAGGGGCGATCCTCCTCTCTGCGACCGGCCGTAACGAACGCTGGGAGCTGCAACTCCGATTCGATTCGGAGGATGATCTCACCCAGTTCAGCGATTACATCACGGCGAACGAGTTCGAGCTCGATCTCACTCGACTGTATCGTCCCTCGTCTCCAACAACCGACTTGCATGCCGTGCTCACGGAGACTCAGCGTGAAACGCTGGTTGCAGCGTTGCGATCAGGATACTACGAGATTCCACGGGAAACGGCGCTGAGTGAATTAGCGGAGGAGTTCGAGATCTCCTCACAGGCCCTCTCGAATCGCTTTCGCCGGGCACATAAGGCGTTAGCGGAGAATGCGGTTCTCATCACCCCACCAGATGGCTGA
- a CDS encoding Nif3-like dinuclear metal center hexameric protein, translating into MELTELCERYDDRLRTEAFDGIDASANGLQVGREGELDHAAFAVDAARETIDRAAEAGADVLCVHHGLSWGGIERVTGRSYDRIAALIENDMALYVSHLPLDAHPDLGNAAGVADHLGLGSREPFGSLESETIGLAGRASSTYSAAGLEDRLSDLDTGGGAVRVLDFGPEDVEDVAIVTGSGADWLAEAVERGVDAFVTGEGKQKVYHEAREAGVTVVLAGHYATETFGVRSLRALADDWGLETTWIDAPTGM; encoded by the coding sequence ATGGAACTGACGGAACTGTGTGAGCGCTACGACGACCGCCTCCGGACCGAGGCGTTCGACGGGATCGACGCGAGCGCCAACGGGTTGCAGGTCGGCCGCGAGGGAGAACTCGACCACGCCGCCTTCGCGGTCGACGCCGCACGCGAGACGATCGATCGGGCGGCCGAGGCGGGCGCGGACGTCCTCTGTGTGCATCACGGCCTCTCGTGGGGCGGCATAGAGCGAGTAACGGGTCGGAGTTACGACCGGATCGCCGCGTTGATCGAGAACGACATGGCGCTGTACGTCTCTCACCTCCCGCTCGACGCCCACCCCGACCTCGGGAACGCCGCCGGCGTCGCCGACCACCTCGGACTCGGGAGTCGGGAGCCGTTCGGGTCGCTCGAGTCCGAGACGATCGGGCTGGCCGGGCGTGCGTCCTCGACGTACAGCGCGGCGGGGCTCGAGGACCGGCTCTCGGACCTCGACACCGGCGGAGGGGCCGTCCGCGTGCTGGATTTCGGTCCAGAGGACGTAGAGGACGTCGCGATCGTCACCGGGAGCGGGGCCGACTGGCTCGCGGAGGCCGTCGAACGGGGTGTAGACGCGTTCGTGACCGGCGAGGGAAAACAGAAGGTCTACCACGAGGCGCGGGAGGCCGGCGTGACGGTCGTCCTCGCGGGCCACTACGCGACCGAGACGTTCGGCGTCCGATCGCTGCGGGCGCTGGCGGACGACTGGGGGCTCGAAACGACGTGGATCGACGCCCCGACGGGCATGTAG
- the speB gene encoding agmatinase, translating into MFPGASTAREDADYAIVGAPLDVSTTFQPGARFGPDRIRRFAETFDDYDRRTDRHFSDLSVHDHGDVRAWTDAAEYVEHLSGVVRDVVWDDAVPLLLGGEHTVSAAGVDATDPDLFVCLDAHLDLREEYDGDEWSHACVTRRALETAEEAIVVGARTGSEEEWDRAAAEDVTVVPPEEVGAWLRAVKEGERDPFAGRDVYLSVDVDGADPAFAPGTGTMEPFGLTPREMRGVVRAAAPHCVGFDVVEVNDRDDGQAAALGGKLLREFVATHAHGTDGTV; encoded by the coding sequence ATGTTCCCCGGCGCGTCGACCGCGCGCGAGGACGCCGACTACGCGATCGTCGGCGCGCCGCTCGACGTCTCGACGACCTTCCAGCCGGGAGCCCGGTTCGGCCCCGACCGGATCCGGCGGTTCGCCGAGACGTTCGACGACTACGACCGGCGTACCGACCGGCACTTCTCGGACCTCTCCGTTCACGACCACGGCGACGTCCGCGCCTGGACCGACGCCGCCGAGTACGTCGAGCACCTCTCGGGCGTGGTTCGGGACGTCGTCTGGGACGACGCCGTCCCCCTGCTTCTGGGCGGCGAGCACACCGTCAGCGCCGCGGGCGTCGACGCGACCGATCCCGACCTGTTCGTCTGTCTGGACGCCCACCTCGACCTCCGCGAGGAGTACGACGGCGACGAGTGGTCCCACGCGTGCGTGACCCGCCGCGCGCTCGAAACCGCCGAGGAGGCGATCGTCGTCGGCGCGCGAACGGGGAGCGAGGAGGAGTGGGACCGCGCCGCCGCGGAGGACGTTACCGTCGTCCCGCCCGAGGAGGTCGGCGCGTGGCTCCGGGCGGTCAAAGAAGGGGAGCGCGATCCGTTCGCGGGGAGGGACGTCTACCTGAGCGTCGACGTCGACGGGGCGGACCCGGCGTTCGCGCCGGGGACGGGCACGATGGAGCCGTTCGGCCTGACGCCGCGGGAGATGCGCGGGGTCGTCCGCGCCGCGGCACCCCACTGCGTGGGGTTCGACGTGGTCGAGGTCAACGACCGCGACGACGGCCAGGCGGCGGCGCTCGGTGGAAAGTTACTCAGGGAGTTCGTCGCTACACACGCCCATGGAACTGACGGAACTGTGTGA
- a CDS encoding translation initiation factor IF-5A: protein MVTQQKQVRDLQEGGYVMMDGAACKITHYSTAKPGKHGSAKARVEGKGVFDGKKRSFSQPVDAKIRVPIIERKQGQVINVESDTVAQVMDLDTYETITISTPSDADLSSEDSIEFLEMEGQRKIV, encoded by the coding sequence ATGGTAACGCAGCAAAAGCAGGTCCGCGATCTCCAGGAGGGCGGCTATGTGATGATGGACGGTGCCGCGTGCAAGATCACCCACTACAGCACGGCGAAACCGGGCAAACACGGCAGCGCGAAGGCCCGCGTCGAGGGCAAGGGGGTCTTCGACGGCAAGAAACGCAGTTTCTCCCAGCCCGTCGACGCAAAAATTAGAGTACCGATAATCGAGCGAAAGCAGGGGCAGGTCATCAACGTCGAGAGCGACACCGTCGCGCAGGTGATGGACCTCGATACCTACGAGACGATCACGATCAGCACCCCCTCGGACGCGGACCTCTCGTCCGAGGACAGCATCGAGTTCCTCGAGATGGAAGGGCAGCGGAAGATCGTCTGA
- a CDS encoding aminotransferase class I/II-fold pyridoxal phosphate-dependent enzyme: MEIAPFGLERWFDEYEHDAEIMLAESGIRSLEANRFDTDPGELGYVIPTDGDPEFRAEIAARYGRDAEEVCFTCGTQEANYLVFRSLLEPGDHTVVVTPTYQALSAVPESICDVSRVSLSVPDWGLDVDTVAEAIRPETRLLVLNNPNNPTGRYHSKETVEALYELAEENDAYLLCDEVYRLLCEDPLPPVASMGEHGISTASLTKAYGLAGLRFGWIAGPEEVIEGAVRWKDYTTISPSVFGQHVARQALGEREGAILAENRELAREHHDMVAEWIDEHGLEWHDPVGVNGFVTVPDGFDSGKEFCRAVVEAEGVVLAPGEFFGFEDYFRIGFGLPTAELEEGLTRVGRVIEDHE, from the coding sequence ATGGAGATCGCGCCCTTCGGACTCGAACGCTGGTTCGACGAGTACGAACACGACGCCGAGATCATGCTCGCCGAGAGCGGGATCCGCAGTCTGGAGGCGAACCGCTTCGACACCGACCCCGGCGAACTCGGCTACGTGATCCCGACGGACGGCGATCCCGAGTTCCGTGCCGAGATCGCTGCGCGCTACGGTCGCGACGCCGAGGAGGTCTGTTTCACCTGTGGGACCCAGGAGGCGAACTACCTCGTCTTCCGGTCGCTGCTCGAACCCGGGGACCATACGGTCGTCGTCACGCCGACCTACCAGGCGCTTTCGGCGGTGCCCGAGTCGATCTGTGACGTCTCGCGGGTGAGCCTCTCAGTACCCGACTGGGGGCTCGACGTCGATACGGTCGCGGAGGCGATCCGCCCCGAGACCCGCCTGCTCGTGCTGAACAACCCGAACAACCCGACCGGAAGATATCATTCGAAGGAAACGGTGGAAGCACTGTACGAGTTGGCCGAGGAGAACGACGCCTACCTGCTGTGTGACGAGGTCTACCGATTGCTCTGTGAGGACCCCCTCCCCCCCGTCGCGTCGATGGGCGAACACGGCATCAGCACGGCGAGCCTGACGAAGGCCTACGGCCTCGCGGGGTTGCGCTTCGGCTGGATCGCCGGCCCCGAGGAGGTGATCGAGGGCGCGGTGCGCTGGAAGGACTACACCACGATCTCGCCCTCCGTTTTCGGCCAGCACGTCGCGAGACAGGCGCTGGGCGAGCGGGAGGGGGCGATCCTCGCGGAGAACCGCGAGTTGGCGCGCGAGCACCACGATATGGTCGCCGAGTGGATCGACGAACACGGGCTGGAGTGGCACGATCCAGTGGGAGTAAACGGGTTCGTGACCGTCCCCGACGGGTTCGACTCCGGGAAGGAGTTCTGTCGAGCGGTCGTCGAGGCCGAGGGCGTCGTGCTCGCGCCGGGGGAGTTCTTCGGGTTCGAGGACTATTTCCGGATCGGCTTCGGACTTCCGACCGCGGAGTTGGAGGAGGGACTGACGCGGGTCGGGCGTGTGATCGAGGACCACGAGTAG
- a CDS encoding GNAT family N-acetyltransferase, giving the protein MTYEIETEPPTPAEFVSLRRAAGLNAHTEEAARRGLGNELFAVTVREGTQAVAMGRIVGDGATVYQLVDIAVHPDHQGEGLGRRVVERLLAYLDDNAPETAYVNLIANVPEFYERFGFETCAPELVGMDRQG; this is encoded by the coding sequence GTGACCTACGAGATCGAAACCGAACCGCCGACCCCCGCGGAGTTCGTCTCGCTTCGCCGGGCCGCCGGTCTGAACGCCCACACCGAGGAGGCCGCTCGCCGCGGGCTCGGCAACGAGCTGTTCGCGGTAACTGTACGAGAGGGGACGCAAGCGGTCGCGATGGGACGGATCGTCGGTGACGGCGCCACCGTCTACCAACTCGTGGATATCGCGGTTCACCCCGATCACCAAGGCGAGGGCCTCGGCCGGCGAGTGGTCGAACGACTGCTCGCGTATCTGGACGACAACGCCCCCGAGACGGCCTACGTCAACCTGATCGCGAACGTTCCGGAGTTCTACGAGCGATTCGGGTTCGAGACGTGCGCGCCCGAACTGGTGGGGATGGATCGGCAAGGTTGA